AGGCCGACCTCGCCGTCGGCCCGGAACCGTCCGATTGGGACGGTCCGGTGCACCCGCTCGGCGAGGAGGAGTTCGTCGTGGTGGTGTCCCCGGACGACCCGGCAGCCGGTGCGACCCGGGTGCGGCTCGCGGACCTCGCCGACCGGGAGTGGGTCCACTACGCGCCCGGCAACGGTCTGGCGGACCTGCTGGACCAGGTGTGCGGAGCGGCCGGGTTCCAGCCGCGCGCCGCGGTCCGGACCGAGCAGACGGCCGCGGCGCCGTCACTGGCCGCGGCCGGCCTCGGCCCGGCGCTGGTGCCGGCGAACGTGCTGCCGGCGCGGTTCCCCGGGCACCTCCTGCGGCCCGACCCACCCGTGCGGCGCGCGGTGACCGCCTACACCCGCCCGGCCGCCGATCCGGTGACCTCGGCGTTCACCGACCTCCTCCGCCGGAAGGCGATCCTCGTGCCGGGCCACGTCGAGCGGTGCCTCGGCTGAGCCTGCCGCGCTATATTCCAGCCTGCCGACCGACTGGGAGGGTCGATGGAGGAGAGCCCCTGGCCGTCCGACGAGGCGCTCCGGGCCTGGGTGCACTACCTGGGCGCGCACACGCTGGTGGAACGCGCCATCGAACGGCACCTGCACGACGCCGCCGGCATCTCCCACGCGGAGTACGAGATCCTGGCGCGGCTCGACGGCGCGCCCGGCCGCCGGATGCGCATGGGCGAGCTGGCCGCCGTGTTGTTCTCACCGGGCAGCAGGCTCAACTACCGGATCAACCGCCTGGCCGGCCTCGGCTGGGTCCGCCGGGAACAACACCCGACGGACCGCCGCGGCCTCTACGCCGTGCTGACCGGCGCGGGGGCGGACTTCCTGCACGGCGTCGCACCCGGCTACCGGCAGGCCGTGCACGACGCCGTGATCGCCCCCCTCACCGGCGACGAGTTCGCGGAACTCGGCCGGATCAGCCGCAAGCTGTTCCAGCACCACCTCGCCCGCGGGAACTAGGGCACCAGGACCAGGCGCCCGCGCAGACCGCCCGCAGCGAACCGGGCCGCGGCCTTGGCCGCCTCGGCCAGCGGCAGGGTTTCGGCCACCCGGAGCGTCAAGTGGCCCGCGGCGGCGAGACGGGACAGCCCGGTCAGCGCGGTCCCGTCGGCCGCGATCCGCACCGGCTGGATCCGGATGCCGCGGTAGTTGTCCGGGCCGTTGCCGATCACGGCGGCGAACGCGCCCCCGTCCCGCACCGCGTCCAGCGCGGCGTACCCGAGCACCGCGGCGTCGAGGACACCGTCGACCCCGCCCGGTACCCGCTTGCGGACCCCCTCGGCGAGGATTTCCGTCCGCGGCACGAAGAACTCGGCTCCGAAACCGCGGACCGCCTCCTCGTCGTGTTCGCCCGCGGCGGCCACGACCCGCAGGCCGCGCAACGCCGCCAGCTCGACCGCGAACCCGCCGACCCCGCCGGCCGCCCCGGTCACCAGGAGCGTCTGGCCGGTCTTGAGGTTCAGGGCGTCCAGGGCCTGCAGCGCGGTGAGCGCGTTCAGCGGCAGGGTCGCCGCCGCCACCGGGTCGATGCCGGCCGGGGCCGGTGCCACCGCGGCGGCGTCCAGGACGATCTGCTCGGCCCACGCGCCCTGCGGATCGGCCAGGCGCGCCCGCAGCCCGATCACCGGGTCACCGGGCGCGAACGCCACGCCGGCGCCGGCTTCCTCGACCACGCCGGCGACGTCCCAGCCGATCGCGGCCCGCCCGGCCGGGACGACGCCGGTCCCGGCGAACAGGCCGGCCGCGGTGGCGAGGTCCACCGGGTTCACGGTGGTGGCCGACACCCGGATCCGCACCTGACCGGGTCCGGGAACCGGAACCGGTACGTCCACGACCTTCAGAACCTCGGGACCGCCGAACTCCTCGACGACGACAGCACGCATTTTCGTCTCCTCCGGAAATTTTTCGATGGCGTGTGCAGTCGTGGAGAACGAGCGGGACGAACCGCCGCATCCCGCCGCACGGCACGCACTTTCAAGTGCGTAGGACACCCGGAGGTGCCATGGCGACCCTGACCGCCGCGCAGCGCAGGCAGCAGGACCGCGCGGCCTATGACGCGTTCCTGGCCGCCTGCCCCGCGCGCAAGGTGCTCGAGCGGATCAGCGACAAGTGGGTCACCCTCGTGCTCGCCGCGCTGGGCGACGGCCCGAAGCGCTACCGCGACCTGACCCGGATCATCGCGGGCGCGAGCCAGAAGATGCTGACGCAGACGTTGCGCGCGCTGGAACGCGACGGGCTGGTCGCGCGGACCGTGACCGCGGAGGTCCCGGTCCGCGTCGACTACGAGCTCACCGAGCTGGGCCGGAGCCTGCACGCCGTGGTGCGGCAGCTCAAGGACTGGGCGGAGTGCCACATCGCGGAGATCGAGCAGGCGCGCACCGCTTACGACTCCTGAGGCAGCCGGGCCAGGAAGTCCGCCAGGACGGCGTCGAACTCGGCGGTGCGTTCCAGGTTCGGCAGGTGCGCGGCACCGGCGATGACCGCCAGCTCGGATCCGGGGACGCTCGCGTGCAGGAACTCCGCTTCGGCCACCGGGGTGTACTCGTCCTGGTCGCCGACGACGACCAGGGTGGGCACGCCGACGCCGGCCAGCGTCGGCACGTAGTCGGGGCGTTCGGCCCGGCCCCGCAGCGCGGCGGCGGCGCCCTCCGGCGAGGTGCCGCGCATCATGCGGTGGACGTGCTCGGCGACGTCCGGCATGGCCTCGACGTTGGCCGGCGCCACCATCTTCGTCAGGACCTCGTCGGCGTACGGCCGGAGTCCTTCTCGGAGCAGTCGGTCCGCCATCTCGGTGCGGTTGCGCCTGCCCGCGGCGGTCTCCGCGCGCGGTGAGGTGTCGGCGAGGACCAGGCCGCGGATGCGATCCGGAAACAGCCGGTGGCACTCCATCACGATCTGGCCGCCCATCGACAGCCCCGCCAGGACGAACCGGTCCACAGTCAGCCGGTCGAGCAGGGCGGCCAGGTCGCGGGCGAACGTCGCCAGCGGGGTCTTGCCCGGCACGACTGTCGTCTCGCCGTACCCGCGCAGGTCCGGGGCGACGACCCGCCAGCCCCGCGCGCTGAAGTGGTCCAGCTGCGGCTCCCACATCGAGCGGTCGAACGGGTGCCCGTGGACCAGGACCAGCGCCGGTCCGGATCCCTTGTCGTCGTAGCCTGCGGTGATCTCGCCGATCTCGATCGAACTCATGGCGATGACGGTAAGTGCGCTGATAGAATCGGTGCAATAAAAACATTGCTCTCGGTGCAAAGGTGGAGTGGGTTGGTGCGGGACTACCGGGTGATCGCCGACGCGGTCGCGGCCGACATCGCCGCCGGACGGCTTCGGCCGGGGGACCAGTTGCCCCCGCAGCGCCGGTTCGCGCGGCAACGGGGCATCGCGGTGTCCACCGCGGCCCGGGTCTACGGCGAGCTGGTCCGGCGCGGGCTGGCCGTCGGCGAGACCGGGCGGGGCACGTTCATCCGGGCCGCCCGGCCGAAGCCGGAGTCCGCGCTGGCCGAACCGGCGGCCGCGACGGTCGACCTGGAGCTGAACTTCCCGATGCTGCCCGGGCAGCCCGAGCTGATCGCCGCGAGCCTCGGGCCGGCGCTGCGGCCGGACCTGCTCGCCCAGGGGCTGGGGCCGTCGGTGGTGACGGGCGGCGCGCAGGCGCGGGCGGAGGCCGTGCCGGTACTGGCGCGCGGCGGGTGGTCGCCCGATCCGGCAGACCTGCTGTTCACCGGGAACGGCCGCCAGGCGATCGCCGCCGCGATCGCCGCGCTGGTGCCGCCCGGCGAGCGGCTGGGGGTCGAGGCGCTGACCTACCCGGTGGTGAAGGGCATCGCGGCCCGGCTCGGGGTCACGCTGGTGCCGCTGGAGGTCGACGAGCACGGGCTCGTGCCGGACCTGCCGCCGCGGCTGCGTGCGATCTACCTGCAGCCGGCGGTGCACAACCCGCTGGGTGTGACGATGCCGGATGCCCGGCGTGCGGAGGTGGTCGAGGCGGCGCGGGCGCGGGACCTGCCGCTGATCGACGACGGCATCAACGGCTTCCTGCGGCCGGATGTGGCGCCGCTGGCGGCGCTCGCGCCGGAGCGGACGGTGGTGCTGGACAGCCTGTCGAAGCGCTTGGCGCCCGGGCTGACGCTCGGATTCGTGGTGGCGCCACCGGCGCTGCGGGAGCGGCTGACGGCGGCGGTGCGGTCGGGCGGCTGGGCGGCGGCGCAGTTCCCGTTGACCGCCGCAACGAGGCTGATGGGTGACGGCACCGTGGCGAAGATCGAAAGCGCGAAGCGCGACGACGCCGCGGCGCGGCAGGAGCTGGTTCGGTCGCGGCTGGCCGGCTTCGCCGTGTCGGCGGACCCACGCGCGTACCACTGCTGGTGGCGGCTGCCGGAACCGTGGCGGGCGGAAACGTTCGTGGCGGCCGCCGCGCGGCGCGGCATCGCCGTCACCCCGGCCGCGGCGTTCGCCGTGACCCCCGGCCGGGCCCCCACGGCCGTGCGGCTGGCGCTGTCCGCCCCGCCGGCCGATGTGCTCGCCACGGCGCTCGGCACGCTGGCCGAACTGGCCCGCTCCAGCCCCGAGGACACCGGCATGGAGTGACTCGCCGCGCGGGAAGGCGCCACCGCGCCTAGGTTCGGAAGCCATGACCAGCCAAGAATCCGGACCGCGCGGCCTCGCCGCAGATTTGCGGGACGCGATCGCGCCGCGGACCGTGCTGCTCGTGCTCGGCGTGCTGCTCCTGCAGCTCGGCTTCATCCTGTCCTACGTCGGCGCCTTCCACAGTCCGTCGCCGCACCGGGTGGCGGTCGCCGTGGTCGGTCCACAACAGACGGTCGAGGCGATCAACGGCATCCACGGCACCCCGATCGACGCCTCCGCCAGCCCCACCGCGGACGACGCCCGGCAGCGCGTCCTCGACCGGGACGTCGAGGCGGCCTACCTGCTCAACCCGTCCGGCACCACCGACACCCTCCTGGTCGCGACGGCCGGTGGGCCGGCGCTCGCCACCGCCGTCGAGCAGGTCTTCACCCAGCTCGGCGCCGCCCAGAACCGCACCCTGGACGTCCGGGACCTCGTCCCGCCGCAGCCCGGCGACGCCCGCGGCCTGACGGCCTTCTACGCCGTCGTCGGCTGGCTCGTCGGCGGGTACCTCGCCGCGGCCGCGCTCGGCATCGCGAAGGGCTCCCGGCCCGCGACCCTGCGCCGCACGGCGATCCGGCTCGCCGCGATGGTGCCGTACGCGGTCGTGTCCGGCCTGGGCGGCGCGCTCGTCGTCGACCAGGCCCTCGGCGCCCTGACCGGGCATTTCCTGTCCCTGTGGTGGATCGGTGCCGCCCTCACCTTCGCCGCGGCGACGGTCACGATGGCCTTCCAGGTGCTGTTCGGCGTCATCGGCGTGGGCATCACCGTGCTGATCTTCGTGATCCTCGGCAACCCGAGCGCGGGCGGCG
The sequence above is a segment of the Amycolatopsis viridis genome. Coding sequences within it:
- a CDS encoding MarR family winged helix-turn-helix transcriptional regulator; this encodes MEESPWPSDEALRAWVHYLGAHTLVERAIERHLHDAAGISHAEYEILARLDGAPGRRMRMGELAAVLFSPGSRLNYRINRLAGLGWVRREQHPTDRRGLYAVLTGAGADFLHGVAPGYRQAVHDAVIAPLTGDEFAELGRISRKLFQHHLARGN
- a CDS encoding winged helix-turn-helix transcriptional regulator; the protein is MATLTAAQRRQQDRAAYDAFLAACPARKVLERISDKWVTLVLAALGDGPKRYRDLTRIIAGASQKMLTQTLRALERDGLVARTVTAEVPVRVDYELTELGRSLHAVVRQLKDWAECHIAEIEQARTAYDS
- a CDS encoding ABC transporter permease — protein: MTSQESGPRGLAADLRDAIAPRTVLLVLGVLLLQLGFILSYVGAFHSPSPHRVAVAVVGPQQTVEAINGIHGTPIDASASPTADDARQRVLDRDVEAAYLLNPSGTTDTLLVATAGGPALATAVEQVFTQLGAAQNRTLDVRDLVPPQPGDARGLTAFYAVVGWLVGGYLAAAALGIAKGSRPATLRRTAIRLAAMVPYAVVSGLGGALVVDQALGALTGHFLSLWWIGAALTFAAATVTMAFQVLFGVIGVGITVLIFVILGNPSAGGAYQTELLPPFWRAIGDWLPNGAGTEAVRNEVYFGGNATGGPISVLVIWGAAGLVLTLVASALRIRRETGGDSTTLDG
- a CDS encoding alcohol dehydrogenase catalytic domain-containing protein, translated to MRAVVVEEFGGPEVLKVVDVPVPVPGPGQVRIRVSATTVNPVDLATAAGLFAGTGVVPAGRAAIGWDVAGVVEEAGAGVAFAPGDPVIGLRARLADPQGAWAEQIVLDAAAVAPAPAGIDPVAAATLPLNALTALQALDALNLKTGQTLLVTGAAGGVGGFAVELAALRGLRVVAAAGEHDEEAVRGFGAEFFVPRTEILAEGVRKRVPGGVDGVLDAAVLGYAALDAVRDGGAFAAVIGNGPDNYRGIRIQPVRIAADGTALTGLSRLAAAGHLTLRVAETLPLAEAAKAAARFAAGGLRGRLVLVP
- a CDS encoding alpha/beta fold hydrolase, with the protein product MSSIEIGEITAGYDDKGSGPALVLVHGHPFDRSMWEPQLDHFSARGWRVVAPDLRGYGETTVVPGKTPLATFARDLAALLDRLTVDRFVLAGLSMGGQIVMECHRLFPDRIRGLVLADTSPRAETAAGRRNRTEMADRLLREGLRPYADEVLTKMVAPANVEAMPDVAEHVHRMMRGTSPEGAAAALRGRAERPDYVPTLAGVGVPTLVVVGDQDEYTPVAEAEFLHASVPGSELAVIAGAAHLPNLERTAEFDAVLADFLARLPQES
- a CDS encoding aminotransferase-like domain-containing protein, which translates into the protein MRDYRVIADAVAADIAAGRLRPGDQLPPQRRFARQRGIAVSTAARVYGELVRRGLAVGETGRGTFIRAARPKPESALAEPAAATVDLELNFPMLPGQPELIAASLGPALRPDLLAQGLGPSVVTGGAQARAEAVPVLARGGWSPDPADLLFTGNGRQAIAAAIAALVPPGERLGVEALTYPVVKGIAARLGVTLVPLEVDEHGLVPDLPPRLRAIYLQPAVHNPLGVTMPDARRAEVVEAARARDLPLIDDGINGFLRPDVAPLAALAPERTVVLDSLSKRLAPGLTLGFVVAPPALRERLTAAVRSGGWAAAQFPLTAATRLMGDGTVAKIESAKRDDAAARQELVRSRLAGFAVSADPRAYHCWWRLPEPWRAETFVAAAARRGIAVTPAAAFAVTPGRAPTAVRLALSAPPADVLATALGTLAELARSSPEDTGME
- a CDS encoding LysR family transcriptional regulator, with the translated sequence MTLRQLEYLVTIVDTGSFTRAAELLHVTQPALSHQVRALERATGGPLLERLPRSVRLTPMGRAMLPHARATLAAAQKSVSAARQAAGLQCGEIMVATVYSLSLGVLPPVLKAWRRAHPGVHVRLFEHRHAGELAEAMAQGQADLAVGPEPSDWDGPVHPLGEEEFVVVVSPDDPAAGATRVRLADLADREWVHYAPGNGLADLLDQVCGAAGFQPRAAVRTEQTAAAPSLAAAGLGPALVPANVLPARFPGHLLRPDPPVRRAVTAYTRPAADPVTSAFTDLLRRKAILVPGHVERCLG